The following are encoded in a window of Dioscorea cayenensis subsp. rotundata cultivar TDr96_F1 chromosome 16, TDr96_F1_v2_PseudoChromosome.rev07_lg8_w22 25.fasta, whole genome shotgun sequence genomic DNA:
- the LOC120278706 gene encoding 3-oxoacyl-[acyl-carrier-protein] reductase FabG-like, with protein MAGTTQPWEKLEGKVVMVTGASSGIGRELCLDLARAGCLIVAAARRTDRLRTLCDQINGSGSKEVDRETKAVRSVAVELDVCGKSTEIEAAVKKAWDAFGRIDALVNNAGIRGWVYSPLDWSEEDWNTNIKTNLTGLWLVSKHVCTRMRDAKQKGSVINISSITALDRGQLPGALAYCASKAGVNMVTKVMALELGVYNIRVNALAPGLFKSEITQGLMGKEWVNKVAEKIVPLKTFGTSDPALTRVVRYLIHDLSEYVTGNIFIVDAGATLPGFPLFSSL; from the exons ATGGCAGGGACGACGCAGCCGTGGGAGAAGCTTGAGGGGAAGGTGGTCATGGTCACTGGTGCGTCCTCTGGTATCGGACGTGAACTCTGTCTCGACCTCGCTAGAGCTGGTTGCCTCATCGTTGCCGCTGCCCGTCGAACTGATCGCCTCCGTACACTCTGTGACCAGATAAACGGTTCTGGATCGAAGGAGGTCGATCGGGAAACGAAGGCCGTCCGATCGGTGGCAGTGGAGCTTGATGTGTGCGGCAAGAGCACCGAGATCGAAGCTGCTGTTAAAAAGGCCTGGGATGCCTTTGGCCGTATTGATGCCCTTGTTAATAACGCTGGTATTAGAg GTTGGGTATATTCCCCACTAGATTGGAGTGAAGAAGACTGGAATACCAACATCAAAACCAATCTAACTGGACTATGGTTAGTATCCAAACATGTCTGCACACGGATGCGGGatgcaaaacaaaaaggttCAGTAATCAATATCTCATCCATTACCGCTCTTGATCGTGGCCAGTTACCTGGAGCACTTGCATACTGTGCATCAAAAGCAGGAGTCAACATGGTCaccaag GTCATGGCTTTGGAACTTGGGGTGTATAACATCCGAGTGAACGCGTTAGCACCAGGATTATTCAAATCAGAGATCACACAAGGACTGATGGGAAAAGAATGGGTTAACAAAGTGGCTGAGAAGATTGTTCCATTAAAGACTTTTGGCACATCTGATCCTGCACTGACAAGGGTAGTTCGCTACTTGATTCATGACTTGTCGGAGTATGTTACTGGCAATATCTTCATCGTAGATGCAGGAGCCACCCTCCCTGGTTTTCCTCTCTTCTCTTCCCTCTGA